AGCCGAGGTGGCCCAAACCGTCCGCGCGTTTCTCGATCAGGTCGACCGACCGTCACGTCAGGTCATGTTCGAGGTAAAAGTTATCGACATGACGCCCCAAAATGATTCGTCGAATGTGGGGATTCAATTCGGCGGCGTCGACCTTTTGGGCCAACCAGCAGCAGGCGCGACCAGCTTTACCTTTGCACGTAGCTCCCTGCAGCTGAATGCAACGCTGAACTTCATGGTCTCAAACGGACGCGCGAAGATTCTGGCCACACCGCGTCTGGTTACCCTGAACAATCATGAAGCAAGTTTATTGATCGGAGAGACCTACCCGATCATCTACTTTGATATTCGCAGCGGGAATCAGCAAATTCAGACGATCGATATCGGCGTAAAGCTGCGCATGACACCGACCATCGGGTCGGATGGCTCAATTATCGCGGAGTTGCATCCCGAGTACAGCGAAATTCAGGGTTTCGAGCAGTCCTATCCGGTGATCGCGAATCGCAAAGTCGATTCGACGCTTCGCGTTGCCGACGGTGAGACGATCGTTCTGGGTGGGTTACTCCGTGAGGTTACCTCGGAAACGGTAACAAAACTTCCGTTGCTTGGTGATATCCCGGTGCTGGGCGAAGTGTTCAAGAACCGACAACGGAGCTCGGAACGCGATGAGATCGTGTTCCTCATAACACCGCACATCATTCAGCCGGGGAAGGAGAGCTCCTAGAGACCGGCGCAAGCGCTTGGCGTGTCGTCCGCTCTTGCGGTCGACGTGCTCGTTCATCTCCGAACCGCGCGCTTCGATACGCCCCTTACCTATGCGCTTCCCGACGGAATTTCGCCGCGCGTTGGTGACGTTGTACGCGTTCCGCTCGGAACGCGCAACGTCTACGGATACGTCGTATCGGCGCCGTATGCGAAGAACGAAAGTGCACTGCGTCCGATCGTCAACGTTGCTGACGCTCCGCGCGCGTTCGACGAGACGGGGTTAGCGCTCGCGCGCTTCATCGCCGATCGCGCCGTGTGTACCCTCGGTGAAGCGCTCGGCGCGGTTGTACTTGCCGGCGCGATCCCGCGGGTTGAGGAGAAGATGGCGGTTATCGCGGCCGCACCTTCGCCGACGCGACATGCGAATGTGCCGCAGCGCTTGCTGCGGCTCATTTGGGATGATCTGCGCGATGGCTTTTCCGTCGAAGCGCTCTTGCGACATCCCGAAGCGCGGCGCGCTGCGGATCGTTCCGCGTTGCTGCGGCATTTGGGGAGCCTTGTGCGCAGCGGCGATCTCGCGCGCGTTCGTACGATGGGCGGCCCACGTCTCACCGAGCGAATGACGGCGCTGCTCGTTCCGGGCGAGGGCGAGATCGCGGGTCGGAAAGCTGCCGCACTTGTGCGAGCCGTTTACGAAGCGGGATCGTTGCGACGTTCGGACGCGCTCTTAGAGGGATACTCGCACGCTGTTATCGCGCGCACGATTGCATCGGGTGCGATTCAGGAGATCCAACAATCTGCTCGCGAGGCCCGCGCGTCGCAGGGGATCGTTCGTCCCCCGCTCACGCCGTCAGACGATCAACGTCTCGCGCTCGCAAAAATTCGCGAGAAGTTGGCGACGTCGTCCTTCGACGAGCTGTTACTTTACGGCGTCACCGGCAGCGGCAAGACGCTCGTCTATTTGGAAGCGATCGCCGACGTCGTTGAATCCGGCGGCCGCGCGATCGTGCTCGTTCCCGAAATCTCGCTCACGCCGCAAACGGCTCGGCGCTTCGAAGCCGTCTTTGGC
Above is a genomic segment from Candidatus Baltobacteraceae bacterium containing:
- a CDS encoding secretin N-terminal domain-containing protein, which encodes MHATLAACAMALSPIGVWCAPTINIDVRDADIVDVLRLLGTQAGVNLIPDASLRHDRVSLHLRGVTFEQTMNALTRAYDLQVRKEGVVLLVGAGASMNRRFGDRDDGALGTHTKIFRIQNAKPEDLVKPLSDALVAGTVVLADRRTASIVVTGNQSTIERASGLIAALDAPGGVVAGQRVGVVALRFVKASDAVKLLKGFVPDGAAVADDRQNVILVNGTAEVAQTVRAFLDQVDRPSRQVMFEVKVIDMTPQNDSSNVGIQFGGVDLLGQPAAGATSFTFARSSLQLNATLNFMVSNGRAKILATPRLVTLNNHEASLLIGETYPIIYFDIRSGNQQIQTIDIGVKLRMTPTIGSDGSIIAELHPEYSEIQGFEQSYPVIANRKVDSTLRVADGETIVLGGLLREVTSETVTKLPLLGDIPVLGEVFKNRQRSSERDEIVFLITPHIIQPGKESS